In the Arthrobacter sp. 31Y genome, one interval contains:
- a CDS encoding FAD-dependent oxidoreductase, whose protein sequence is MIAAKSRVDTWLGRFTMYRLILWVLGALVAYSMILDILGWLTFGLPEMLVHLVLCLGVTYASSRLLALLFGVKPHTESSLITGLLLYFLFWPAFGAMDMAGVALACVLASVSKYALAFRGRHIFNPAAVGAFITGLTGLNIATWWAATPAMLWILVPGVLMVLYRTRKMLMATVFLVAATSIITVELLGRNMTLGQALWQSLAQRPLLFFVGFMLSEPLTLPPRRWQQLALAAVVGVVFAVPYNFGFIANSPELALLLGNLIAFFLGQRGGVNLTFKGSRPLTSASTEFRFEPLRPVRFTAGQFMELNLPHAGSDGKGRRRVFSITSPPGAEEITFGVGTAEPLSTAKKALFALRPGDSISATAVGGDFILPNDAGKPVLLIAAGIGITPFLSQLAAKDAARDTVVLYLAKSPDELASVEQLEASGARVIARLADGSAPPDFMLDAGAARIEAPRLKELVPDIADREVFVSGSPASVDSLRAAARGAGARRVHVDSFAGY, encoded by the coding sequence ATGATTGCCGCTAAGTCCCGAGTGGACACCTGGTTGGGACGCTTCACCATGTACCGCCTGATTCTCTGGGTGCTGGGCGCGCTGGTGGCCTACAGCATGATCCTTGACATCCTGGGGTGGTTGACCTTTGGCCTGCCCGAGATGCTGGTTCATTTGGTGCTTTGCCTTGGCGTCACCTATGCGTCCAGCCGGCTGCTTGCCTTGCTCTTCGGAGTCAAACCCCATACGGAGTCCTCGCTGATCACCGGGCTGCTGCTGTACTTCCTGTTTTGGCCTGCCTTCGGAGCGATGGATATGGCGGGCGTTGCCTTGGCCTGCGTGCTGGCGAGCGTCTCCAAGTATGCTCTGGCTTTCCGTGGGCGCCATATCTTCAACCCGGCCGCGGTCGGCGCGTTCATCACTGGGCTGACCGGACTGAACATCGCCACATGGTGGGCCGCAACGCCAGCCATGCTCTGGATACTGGTTCCAGGAGTGCTGATGGTCCTGTACCGCACTCGGAAAATGCTGATGGCCACCGTTTTCTTGGTGGCTGCCACCAGCATCATCACTGTGGAGTTACTGGGCCGCAATATGACGTTGGGCCAGGCCCTTTGGCAGTCCCTGGCGCAACGGCCGCTGCTGTTTTTCGTAGGTTTCATGCTCTCGGAGCCACTTACCCTGCCGCCCCGTCGCTGGCAGCAGCTGGCACTGGCCGCCGTCGTGGGTGTTGTCTTCGCAGTGCCTTACAACTTCGGCTTCATTGCCAACTCCCCGGAACTGGCACTGTTGCTGGGCAACCTCATTGCCTTCTTCCTGGGACAGCGCGGTGGCGTCAACCTGACGTTCAAGGGTTCACGCCCCCTCACCTCTGCCAGTACTGAATTCAGGTTCGAACCGCTGAGGCCAGTGCGCTTCACAGCGGGGCAGTTCATGGAGCTCAACCTTCCCCATGCAGGCTCCGATGGCAAAGGGCGTCGCCGCGTCTTCAGCATCACCAGCCCGCCAGGCGCGGAGGAAATCACGTTCGGCGTGGGTACGGCCGAGCCCCTTTCCACCGCCAAGAAGGCCCTGTTCGCGCTGCGACCCGGCGACAGCATTTCGGCAACAGCGGTGGGTGGCGACTTTATTCTTCCGAACGACGCCGGGAAGCCCGTCCTGCTCATCGCTGCGGGAATCGGCATCACACCATTCCTGTCGCAGCTGGCGGCCAAGGACGCCGCTCGCGACACCGTGGTGCTGTACCTCGCGAAGAGTCCCGATGAGTTGGCCTCCGTGGAGCAATTGGAAGCGTCCGGCGCCAGGGTGATAGCCCGGCTCGCGGACGGGTCCGCTCCCCCGGACTTCATGCTCGACGCCGGCGCCGCCCGGATCGAGGCCCCGCGCCTGAAGGAGCTGGTTCCGGACATTGCGGATCGTGAAGTGTTTGTCTCCGGTTCCCCGGCAAGCGTGGATTCCCTGCGGGCGGCAGCACGTGGCGCAGGAGCCCGCCGGGTCCATGTGGACTCGTTCGCGGGCTACTGA
- a CDS encoding protealysin inhibitor emfourin, protein MKITVQRSGGIAAMTRVWRVDAVSPDDKDRWVPIVEACPWDEAKSQARLANEPDRFMYSIRAGQRRATLPDRAVTGPWQELVECAKAEGSESQGRLGSRR, encoded by the coding sequence ATGAAGATCACGGTCCAACGCAGTGGGGGAATCGCAGCGATGACACGCGTCTGGCGCGTGGACGCAGTGTCCCCCGATGACAAAGACCGATGGGTTCCAATCGTGGAGGCTTGCCCTTGGGACGAAGCCAAGAGCCAGGCACGGTTGGCCAACGAGCCGGACCGGTTCATGTACTCCATCAGGGCGGGCCAACGCCGTGCCACGCTCCCGGACCGCGCCGTCACGGGCCCTTGGCAGGAACTGGTGGAATGCGCCAAAGCTGAAGGATCAGAATCACAAGGCCGGCTGGGTAGCCGCCGCTAG
- a CDS encoding helix-turn-helix transcriptional regulator, translated as MIQTSARLLQLLSLLQVRREWTGPALADRMGVTERTVRRDIDKLRNLGYPIHASPGIAGGYQLGAGAQLPPLLLDDNEALAVALGLNSVAAGPVAGIGEASVRALAKLEQVLPSRLRPKFAMLKAAVTTLPSNAGTVDPQQLTVVSAAISDRRQISFEYVKSDGESARRLVEPYRLVDTGRRWYLVAWDVEREDWRTFRADRLASLPTERKRYTPRPLPAEDLAAYVQQSITRSPYRFDVVVRLRAPLAEVAAVVNSQYATLTADGAADTILRSGWDNLAAPAAYLAALDMDFEILEPGEFKSYAMELSQRLGAAAGTVTEAADAEPKPQ; from the coding sequence ATGATCCAAACGTCTGCCCGGCTCCTCCAACTGTTATCGCTATTGCAGGTGCGTCGGGAATGGACGGGCCCGGCACTCGCTGATCGGATGGGCGTGACCGAGCGGACCGTCCGCCGCGACATCGACAAACTGCGGAATCTGGGATATCCCATTCACGCATCACCGGGAATCGCGGGCGGCTATCAACTTGGTGCAGGTGCGCAGCTACCGCCACTGCTCCTCGATGACAATGAAGCCCTCGCGGTGGCCCTGGGATTGAACTCTGTGGCTGCCGGGCCCGTAGCCGGCATTGGCGAGGCTTCAGTCCGGGCGTTGGCGAAGCTGGAGCAGGTTTTGCCGTCCAGGCTGCGTCCCAAGTTCGCCATGCTGAAGGCCGCCGTCACTACCCTTCCGAGCAATGCAGGAACTGTTGATCCTCAACAACTGACCGTCGTCTCCGCCGCGATATCGGACAGGCGGCAAATCTCCTTCGAGTACGTCAAGTCCGACGGCGAATCAGCACGCAGGCTGGTGGAGCCCTACAGGTTGGTGGACACTGGCCGGCGCTGGTATCTGGTGGCGTGGGACGTTGAGCGGGAGGACTGGAGAACTTTCCGGGCTGACCGGCTTGCATCGCTGCCCACGGAACGCAAGAGATACACTCCACGCCCCCTGCCCGCGGAAGACCTCGCCGCCTACGTGCAACAGTCCATCACCCGCTCGCCGTACAGGTTCGACGTCGTGGTGCGGCTCCGCGCGCCCCTGGCCGAGGTGGCCGCCGTCGTGAATTCCCAGTACGCCACGCTGACAGCTGATGGTGCGGCGGACACAATATTAAGGTCCGGATGGGACAACCTGGCCGCCCCGGCGGCGTATCTAGCCGCACTGGACATGGACTTTGAGATCCTCGAGCCTGGTGAATTCAAGTCTTACGCCATGGAACTTTCGCAGCGGCTGGGTGCTGCAGCCGGCACTGTGACGGAAGCAGCGGACGCGGAACCCAAGCCACAGTAG
- a CDS encoding FAD:protein FMN transferase has product MPHPGWRTFSFEGIGTQWEISTPIEVAPAVQGELLETVAEYDQTWSRFRPDSLVSGVSRGPGRMTLPEHATALQEVYSALYRLSGGAMTPLIGSSLERLGYDSAYTLAPSGNPLAPPRWEDVLDWRGTELAAREPVVLDVGAAGKGQLVDLLGEVLQERGHTDFLVDGSGDMLHAGDHPVTVALEHPYNPRQAIGTVELDNAALCASASNRRTWGDGLHHVLDGTTGRPIVTTVATWTMAASALVADALATALFMLAPPLLAEEFEFSWLKVSSSGAATFSTRFEGRLFT; this is encoded by the coding sequence ATGCCGCACCCTGGCTGGAGGACCTTCAGTTTCGAAGGGATCGGTACGCAGTGGGAGATTTCGACGCCGATTGAGGTTGCTCCCGCAGTCCAGGGCGAACTGCTTGAGACTGTTGCAGAGTACGACCAGACGTGGTCACGTTTCAGGCCCGATTCCTTGGTCTCAGGCGTTTCCCGTGGGCCAGGCCGGATGACATTGCCGGAGCATGCCACCGCCCTCCAGGAGGTGTATTCCGCGCTGTATCGCCTCAGCGGTGGAGCCATGACCCCGCTCATCGGCAGCAGCCTGGAGCGGCTGGGGTATGACTCCGCTTACACGCTTGCTCCTTCCGGAAATCCCTTGGCCCCGCCCCGGTGGGAAGACGTCCTTGACTGGAGAGGCACGGAGCTGGCCGCCCGAGAACCGGTGGTCTTGGACGTGGGCGCCGCCGGCAAGGGCCAACTTGTAGACCTGCTGGGCGAAGTCCTGCAGGAGAGGGGCCATACCGATTTCCTGGTGGACGGAAGCGGCGACATGCTGCACGCCGGCGACCATCCAGTCACTGTTGCCCTGGAGCACCCTTATAACCCGCGGCAGGCCATAGGTACTGTGGAGCTGGATAACGCAGCCCTGTGCGCCTCTGCTTCCAACCGCCGAACATGGGGCGATGGTCTCCACCACGTCCTGGATGGAACTACTGGCAGGCCAATCGTCACCACAGTGGCTACCTGGACCATGGCGGCGAGCGCTCTGGTGGCGGATGCACTGGCCACAGCGTTGTTCATGCTTGCGCCCCCTCTTCTCGCGGAAGAGTTTGAATTCTCTTGGTTGAAGGTATCTTCCAGTGGTGCTGCCACGTTTTCGACCCGTTTTGAGGGGAGACTGTTCACATGA
- a CDS encoding HIT family protein, translating into MSTLFTKIINGEIPGRFVWKDEDVVAFLTIAPLTHGHTLVVPREEVDSWTHASPELLAKVMDVAQRIGKVQEKLFDAKRVGVLMEGFEVEHLHVHVWPAYSTADFEVHNVDHNPDPAVMDATAVRLRAALRTAGHGDAVPAD; encoded by the coding sequence ATGAGCACGCTGTTCACCAAGATCATCAATGGGGAGATCCCGGGCCGCTTTGTCTGGAAGGACGAGGACGTGGTGGCGTTTCTGACCATCGCGCCGCTTACGCACGGGCACACCCTCGTAGTGCCGCGTGAAGAGGTGGACTCATGGACGCATGCCAGCCCGGAATTGCTGGCCAAGGTCATGGACGTTGCCCAGCGAATCGGCAAGGTGCAGGAGAAGCTGTTTGACGCCAAGCGCGTGGGCGTCCTGATGGAAGGGTTCGAGGTGGAGCACTTGCACGTGCACGTGTGGCCGGCTTACTCCACCGCGGACTTCGAAGTGCACAACGTGGATCACAACCCGGATCCCGCCGTCATGGATGCCACTGCCGTTAGGCTTCGTGCCGCTCTCCGGACGGCTGGCCACGGGGATGCGGTCCCAGCGGACTGA
- the hrpA gene encoding ATP-dependent RNA helicase HrpA translates to MTLHISYPAELPVSERREDLMAAIAANQVTIIAGETGSGKTTQIPKMCLELGLGDKGLIGHTQPRRLAARTVAERIASELDVEIGQEVGFQVRFTGEVSASTKIKLMTDGILLAEIQRDKLLRKYSTIIIDEAHERSLNIDFILGYLKRILPQRPDLKVIITSATIDPQRFAAHFGSEEDPAPIIEVSGRTYPVEIRYRPLSQPAGGDDDTSDDELEEDRDPLDAVCDAVDELAKEAPGDILIFFSGEREIRDAAEAINGRIQTNRRLAGTEVLPLFARLSLQEQHRVFNPGGKRRIILATNVAETSLTVPGIKYVIDTGTARISRYSHRTKVQRLPIERVSQASANQRSGRCGRVSEGIAIRLYSEEDFESRPLFTDPEILRTNLAAVILQMTAMGVARGPKDVENFPFVEPPDSRAINDGVTLLRELGALTSPKSGDAAGNGRSGSGLTAVGQKLSQLPVDPRLGRMIVEAGKRGCVREVMILAAALTIQDPRERPTDKQQLAAEKHARFRDELSDFTGFLNLWNYIQEKQRELSSTQFRKLCRNEFINYLRVREWQDLFTQLRQMAKPLGIALDNKREADPVGNYEGIHISLLSGLLSHIGLLDERKREYAGARGSRFAIFPGSALFKKSPTFVMAAELVETSRLWARVAAKFDPVWAEQVAPDLVKRSYSEPHWSSRQGAVMAHEKVTLYGVPIIPNRRVNYGRVDPELSRELFIRHALVEGEWKTHHKFFHRNRALLQEIEELETRMRRRDILVDDQTLFEFYDARVGKEVVSERHFDKWWKDARQSDPDLLDFDQSLLMSEDAESLDDSAYPKSWLHKGFELPLSYEFHPVAPGSAPNPSDGVTAEVPVLFLNQLDDAPFRWQIPGQRVELVTALIKSLPKQVRKNFVPAPDVARQATAALEADFDPATNELEPSLELVLRRLRGHVIPPGSWNWDAVPPHLRVSFKVVDSRGKVLDEGKDLAELQEKLAPATRRAIAESLGATPATTSRAKGAKGSEASGAPNGLIAASGETPAVDGVLAERSGITTWDFGTVERQVTRTVKGHAVTGFPAVVDDGKSVAFRVFQSRPEQEAAMRGGVIRLLALRIPPPDRYVLEHLSNTEKLTFSQNPHGSVSALIADCALAAIDKLVPQDLPWDMKSFDALYEVVRAELIDTVFTVTAVVERILASTRRIQKQLKSNASLHLISALNDMKSQLEQLVFPGFVAQTGYGQLSQLPRYLQGIEKRLEKLPGNVQRDSLNMAVVQTLEDDYDDAVSALLPGRRAGAELTRVRWMIEELRVSLFAVELGTAYSVSEKRIRTVLNQALAPA, encoded by the coding sequence ATGACACTTCATATTTCCTACCCCGCAGAGCTGCCCGTCTCCGAGCGCCGCGAGGATCTGATGGCGGCCATCGCCGCAAACCAGGTAACCATCATTGCCGGCGAGACCGGCTCGGGTAAGACCACGCAGATCCCCAAAATGTGCCTCGAACTTGGCCTTGGAGACAAGGGCCTGATCGGGCACACCCAGCCGCGCCGGCTGGCGGCCCGTACTGTAGCCGAGCGCATCGCCTCTGAACTGGACGTAGAGATTGGCCAGGAAGTGGGCTTCCAGGTCCGGTTCACCGGCGAGGTCAGCGCGTCCACCAAGATCAAGCTGATGACGGACGGCATCCTCCTCGCGGAGATCCAGCGGGACAAACTTCTGCGGAAGTACAGCACCATCATCATCGACGAAGCCCATGAGCGCAGCCTCAACATCGACTTCATACTGGGCTACCTCAAGCGCATCCTTCCCCAGCGCCCGGACCTCAAGGTCATCATCACCTCGGCCACCATCGATCCCCAACGTTTCGCCGCGCACTTCGGCAGCGAGGAAGATCCGGCACCAATCATCGAGGTCTCCGGACGAACCTATCCGGTGGAGATCCGATACCGGCCCTTGTCCCAGCCGGCCGGCGGGGACGACGACACCTCAGACGACGAACTGGAAGAGGACCGCGATCCTCTGGACGCGGTGTGCGACGCAGTGGACGAGCTCGCCAAGGAAGCGCCCGGCGACATCCTCATCTTCTTCTCCGGTGAGCGCGAAATCCGGGATGCCGCGGAGGCGATCAACGGCCGCATCCAAACAAACAGGCGCCTTGCGGGGACGGAAGTCCTGCCACTCTTTGCCCGATTGAGCCTGCAAGAACAGCACAGGGTGTTCAACCCCGGCGGAAAACGTCGCATTATCCTGGCCACCAACGTGGCAGAAACGTCGCTGACCGTGCCCGGCATCAAGTACGTGATCGACACCGGCACCGCCCGCATTTCCCGGTACTCACACCGGACCAAAGTCCAGCGGCTTCCCATTGAGCGCGTTTCCCAGGCCTCGGCCAACCAGCGCTCGGGCCGCTGTGGGCGCGTGTCCGAGGGAATTGCCATCCGCTTGTACTCCGAAGAGGACTTCGAGTCGCGTCCGCTGTTTACGGACCCGGAGATTCTTCGGACCAACCTCGCTGCCGTCATCCTGCAGATGACCGCCATGGGGGTGGCCCGCGGGCCCAAGGATGTAGAGAACTTCCCCTTCGTGGAACCACCGGACTCACGGGCCATCAACGACGGCGTCACTCTCCTGCGCGAACTCGGCGCCCTGACCTCGCCCAAGTCCGGTGACGCGGCCGGCAACGGTCGCAGCGGCAGTGGCCTGACCGCCGTCGGGCAGAAACTTTCCCAGCTGCCCGTGGATCCACGGCTGGGCCGGATGATCGTGGAGGCGGGCAAGCGTGGCTGTGTCCGCGAGGTCATGATCCTGGCGGCTGCCCTCACCATCCAGGACCCCCGGGAACGGCCAACAGACAAGCAACAGTTGGCCGCGGAAAAACATGCACGTTTCCGTGATGAGCTCTCGGACTTCACCGGCTTCCTCAATCTGTGGAATTACATCCAGGAGAAACAGCGCGAGCTGTCTTCCACCCAGTTCCGCAAGCTGTGCCGGAATGAGTTCATCAATTACCTGCGTGTCCGTGAGTGGCAGGACCTCTTCACCCAGCTCCGGCAGATGGCCAAACCCCTCGGCATCGCGCTGGACAATAAGCGGGAAGCAGATCCTGTAGGCAACTACGAGGGCATCCACATCAGCTTGCTCTCCGGATTACTGAGCCACATCGGCCTCTTGGATGAGCGAAAGCGTGAGTACGCCGGTGCCCGCGGAAGCCGATTCGCAATCTTCCCTGGTTCAGCGCTGTTCAAGAAATCGCCCACGTTCGTCATGGCAGCGGAACTGGTGGAAACAAGCCGCCTTTGGGCTCGTGTTGCCGCCAAGTTCGATCCCGTATGGGCCGAGCAGGTAGCGCCGGACCTGGTGAAGCGGTCCTACAGCGAACCGCATTGGTCTTCGCGGCAGGGCGCCGTCATGGCCCACGAGAAAGTGACGCTGTACGGCGTACCTATCATCCCCAACCGCCGCGTTAACTACGGGCGCGTCGATCCCGAGTTGTCGCGCGAATTGTTCATCCGCCATGCCTTGGTGGAGGGCGAGTGGAAAACGCACCATAAATTCTTCCACCGGAACCGCGCCCTGCTCCAGGAGATCGAAGAACTCGAAACCCGCATGCGGCGCCGGGACATCCTGGTGGACGATCAGACGCTCTTCGAGTTCTACGACGCCCGCGTGGGCAAGGAAGTTGTCTCCGAGAGGCACTTTGACAAGTGGTGGAAGGATGCCCGGCAGTCAGACCCCGATCTCCTGGACTTCGACCAATCCTTGCTGATGAGCGAGGACGCCGAGTCACTGGATGACTCCGCCTATCCGAAGAGTTGGCTGCACAAGGGCTTCGAGCTTCCTTTGAGCTACGAGTTCCATCCCGTGGCCCCCGGCTCGGCCCCCAATCCCTCCGATGGCGTCACCGCTGAAGTTCCGGTGCTGTTCCTCAATCAGTTGGACGATGCCCCTTTCCGCTGGCAGATCCCCGGTCAGCGGGTAGAGCTGGTCACAGCCCTTATCAAGTCGCTGCCCAAGCAGGTGCGGAAGAACTTTGTGCCTGCCCCTGACGTTGCGAGGCAAGCAACTGCAGCGCTTGAAGCAGACTTCGATCCCGCCACTAATGAGCTTGAGCCCTCCTTGGAACTGGTTCTTCGCCGGCTCCGCGGTCACGTCATCCCACCCGGGTCCTGGAACTGGGATGCCGTACCGCCGCACCTGCGGGTGAGCTTCAAGGTGGTGGACAGCAGGGGCAAGGTGCTTGACGAAGGAAAGGACCTTGCCGAACTCCAGGAAAAGCTGGCACCGGCCACTCGCCGCGCCATCGCAGAATCGCTCGGTGCCACACCCGCGACGACGTCACGCGCCAAGGGGGCCAAGGGATCAGAGGCATCTGGCGCGCCCAATGGCCTGATCGCGGCGTCCGGGGAGACTCCCGCCGTGGATGGGGTGCTTGCCGAACGCAGCGGCATCACAACGTGGGACTTCGGCACCGTGGAGCGTCAAGTGACGAGAACCGTCAAGGGTCACGCAGTCACTGGATTCCCTGCTGTCGTCGACGATGGCAAGTCCGTTGCCTTCAGGGTTTTCCAGAGCCGGCCGGAGCAGGAAGCCGCCATGCGTGGCGGTGTCATCAGGCTGCTCGCCCTGCGGATCCCGCCACCCGACCGTTACGTGCTGGAGCATCTCAGCAACACCGAGAAACTGACGTTCAGCCAGAATCCGCACGGTTCCGTGAGCGCACTCATCGCGGACTGCGCTCTTGCAGCAATCGACAAATTGGTCCCCCAGGATCTGCCATGGGATATGAAATCCTTCGATGCGTTGTACGAGGTTGTCCGGGCAGAACTGATCGACACCGTCTTCACGGTGACTGCCGTCGTCGAACGCATCCTGGCCAGTACCCGCCGCATCCAGAAGCAGCTGAAGTCCAACGCCAGCCTGCATCTGATCAGCGCCCTCAATGACATGAAGAGTCAACTGGAGCAACTGGTGTTCCCGGGCTTTGTGGCACAGACGGGCTACGGTCAACTCAGCCAACTGCCGCGGTACCTTCAGGGAATCGAGAAGCGGCTGGAAAAGCTTCCGGGGAACGTCCAACGCGACAGCCTGAATATGGCAGTCGTTCAGACGTTGGAGGATGACTACGACGACGCCGTGTCCGCACTGCTACCTGGGCGCCGCGCCGGCGCCGAGTTAACCCGTGTGCGCTGGATGATCGAAGAACTGCGGGTGAGCCTGTTCGCAGTGGAGCTGGGCACCGCCTATTCCGTGTCAGAGAAGCGCATCCGCACTGTCCTGAACCAGGCACTCGCCCCGGCCTAG
- a CDS encoding M4 family metallopeptidase — MCSIVPPYMLRKIAAQNEPRLRAVARAAKESLLHIKDLQAIRTAPIPPAPPSARQAKPGPAKRTIYDAESSEALPGRVVRNEGAAPVGDVAADEAYDGLGSTHRLYGEIFGRDSIDDAGLALDATVHYGKLYDNAFWDGSQMVFGDGDGQIFQRFTKSLSVIGHELAHGVTQYTANLAYRNQAGALNESMSDVFGVLVEQYLKKDSAEQASWLIGEGLFTDQVQGAALRSMKAPGTAYDDDVLGKDPQPDSMDTYVRTSADNGGVHINSGIPNKAFYVVATELGGNAWEAPGQIWYGTLTSGSLPATCTFGKFAKTTVATAEELFGSGSAEHDAVLKAWETVKVKV; from the coding sequence ATGTGCTCGATCGTTCCGCCGTACATGCTTCGCAAGATTGCCGCCCAAAACGAGCCACGGCTGCGTGCTGTGGCCCGGGCAGCCAAAGAGTCGCTGCTGCACATTAAGGACTTGCAGGCCATCCGCACGGCGCCCATCCCGCCGGCGCCACCCAGTGCCCGCCAGGCCAAGCCCGGTCCGGCGAAGCGGACCATTTATGATGCTGAGTCTTCAGAAGCATTGCCCGGACGTGTGGTCCGGAACGAAGGGGCGGCGCCTGTTGGTGACGTGGCCGCCGATGAGGCCTATGACGGTCTCGGGAGCACGCATCGCCTGTATGGCGAGATTTTCGGCAGGGACTCGATTGACGATGCCGGCCTCGCCCTGGATGCAACTGTCCATTACGGGAAGCTCTATGACAACGCTTTTTGGGATGGCTCCCAAATGGTTTTTGGCGATGGCGATGGGCAGATCTTCCAGCGCTTCACCAAGTCCCTCAGCGTCATTGGCCACGAACTCGCTCACGGGGTTACCCAATACACTGCCAATCTGGCCTACCGGAACCAGGCCGGTGCGCTCAACGAGTCCATGTCTGACGTGTTCGGCGTCCTTGTGGAGCAGTACCTGAAGAAGGATTCCGCGGAGCAAGCCAGTTGGCTCATCGGTGAGGGACTCTTCACAGACCAAGTCCAAGGCGCCGCCTTACGCTCCATGAAAGCACCAGGCACCGCTTACGACGACGACGTCCTCGGCAAGGATCCCCAGCCGGACTCCATGGATACGTACGTGCGGACCAGTGCTGACAATGGCGGAGTGCATATCAACTCCGGAATCCCCAACAAGGCTTTCTACGTGGTGGCCACAGAACTTGGTGGCAATGCGTGGGAGGCGCCGGGCCAGATCTGGTACGGCACGCTGACCAGCGGAAGCCTCCCCGCGACGTGCACGTTCGGAAAATTCGCCAAGACCACCGTGGCCACCGCCGAAGAACTCTTCGGTTCCGGTTCTGCGGAGCATGACGCCGTCCTGAAGGCGTGGGAGACTGTGAAGGTCAAGGTTTAG
- a CDS encoding GlxA family transcriptional regulator, which yields MLKSVAVIVVPNFSIFEFGTAFEVFGIDRSDRGAGVPAFDFRVVAPEPGDIRMKSGLSLHVNLGLEAAADADLVIMAPFGRDQDVPESVMDALRAAHARGAWVMSICSGAYALARAGLLDGRRCTTHWHYSQDLASRYPAAIVDENVLYVQDGTIITSAGTAAGIDACLHLVREELGANVAAAIARDMVVPPHRDGGQAQFIDRPMPRCGSAPMEALLRWMVEHLDEEHSVNDLAAQLHMSPRTFARRFRAETGATPAAWLNSQRVLRAQELLETTELNIDEIAREAGFGHSVLLRHHFTKVLDTSPQSYRRAFRGQLAEAI from the coding sequence ATGTTGAAATCAGTGGCGGTGATCGTTGTACCCAACTTCTCGATCTTCGAATTCGGCACGGCTTTCGAAGTCTTCGGCATCGACCGATCGGACCGTGGTGCCGGGGTGCCGGCGTTCGATTTCCGAGTGGTAGCCCCGGAGCCGGGTGACATTCGCATGAAGTCCGGCCTGTCACTGCATGTGAACCTGGGCCTCGAAGCAGCGGCCGATGCGGACCTTGTAATCATGGCCCCCTTTGGGCGTGATCAGGACGTGCCTGAGTCGGTCATGGATGCCTTGCGGGCCGCGCACGCGCGCGGCGCATGGGTGATGTCCATCTGCTCCGGTGCCTACGCCCTGGCCCGTGCAGGTCTCCTCGACGGACGTCGGTGCACCACTCACTGGCACTATTCCCAGGACCTGGCCAGCCGGTACCCGGCCGCGATCGTGGATGAGAACGTCCTCTACGTACAGGACGGGACCATCATCACCAGTGCCGGTACGGCCGCCGGAATCGACGCTTGCCTCCATCTGGTCCGTGAGGAGTTGGGGGCCAACGTTGCTGCTGCGATCGCACGCGACATGGTTGTCCCGCCACATCGCGACGGCGGCCAGGCCCAGTTCATTGACCGCCCCATGCCCCGCTGCGGTTCAGCACCCATGGAGGCATTGCTGCGCTGGATGGTTGAGCACCTCGACGAAGAGCACAGCGTGAACGACCTGGCGGCACAGCTCCACATGTCGCCCAGAACGTTCGCACGCCGATTCCGGGCGGAAACCGGGGCGACTCCAGCCGCTTGGCTGAACTCGCAACGTGTGCTGAGGGCGCAGGAACTGTTGGAAACCACAGAGTTGAACATCGACGAAATTGCCAGGGAAGCAGGATTCGGCCATTCGGTGCTGCTGCGCCACCACTTCACCAAAGTGCTGGATACCAGTCCACAAAGCTACAGGCGGGCCTTCCGGGGGCAGTTGGCAGAAGCCATCTGA
- a CDS encoding FMN-binding protein encodes MTTPLRKSLYVGFAGLSIIGTAAACAPTTEAPTTQTPATQDGGQAATGTPTSAASSTAIASTGGSTYKDGTYSSDGTYTSPNGQETVGVELTLAADKVSAVNITVHPSNPNTKKFQGEFASGIAAQIVGKDIDDLNVSKVAGSSLTSGGFNEAVEQIKSKAK; translated from the coding sequence ATGACTACGCCACTCCGCAAGAGCCTCTACGTTGGTTTCGCGGGCCTCTCCATCATCGGAACAGCCGCGGCATGCGCCCCCACAACCGAAGCGCCAACTACCCAGACCCCGGCTACCCAGGACGGTGGTCAGGCCGCAACCGGAACCCCGACATCTGCAGCATCATCAACGGCTATAGCTTCCACGGGCGGCTCCACCTATAAGGACGGAACGTACAGCTCCGACGGCACGTACACCTCACCCAATGGCCAGGAAACGGTGGGTGTTGAACTGACGCTGGCGGCCGATAAGGTTTCGGCGGTCAACATCACGGTCCACCCTTCCAACCCCAATACCAAGAAGTTCCAGGGTGAATTCGCCAGTGGCATCGCCGCGCAGATCGTGGGCAAGGACATCGACGACCTCAACGTCTCCAAGGTGGCTGGCTCTTCGCTGACCTCGGGGGGCTTCAACGAAGCCGTGGAACAGATCAAGTCCAAGGCCAAGTAG